One segment of Brassica napus cultivar Da-Ae chromosome C3, Da-Ae, whole genome shotgun sequence DNA contains the following:
- the LOC106412376 gene encoding short-chain dehydrogenase TIC 32 A, chloroplastic-like has translation MLFHGREINVGCYVLHRRFASLLMKTGEHKTSRRNYDATRAYALSKLANVLHTIELSLVLHKMDANVTANCVHSGIVRTRLTRDGDGLITDFIFFLTSKLLKSVPQAAATTCYVAASPKLRNVCGKYFSECNEARTSKSGSCNHKAQRLWTASELLVTPPSTPNVRSSLATS, from the exons ATGTTGTTTCATGGTAGAGAGATCAATGTAGGTTGTTATGTCTTGCATAGAAG ATTCGCCTCCCTATTGATGAAGACCGGTGAACACAAAACGTCTAGGAG AAACTACGACGCGACCCGAGCTTACGCTCTCTCCAAGCTAGCCAACGTTCTCCACACGATAGAGCTTTCCCTGGTTCTCCAT AAAATGGATGCTAATGTAACTGCAAACTGTGTTCATTCTGGAATCGTGAGAACGCGTCTCACAAGAGACGGAGACGGCCTCATCActgattttatctttttcttgacCTCCAAGCTTTTGAAGTCCGTTCCTCAG GCAGCAGCAACGACATGCTACGTAGCAGCGAGTCCGAAATTGAGGAACGTGTGCGGCAAATACTTTTCAGAATGTAATGAAGCTCGGACTTCTAAATCCGGATCGTGCAATCATAAAGCTCAGAGACTGTGGACTGCTTCTGAGTTGTTGGTTACTCCACCTTCCACTCCCAATGTCCGAAGTAGCCTTGCAACGTCCTAA